CTTGTTCTTCCATCTCCTTTTTATCATAGATATTACGTCCATCTAACACAACCGCCTGTTTCATGGTTCTTTTGATAACTGCCCATGACGGCAGGCGAAATTCTTTCCATTCTGTTACCAGCATTAACGCATCTGCATCCAAAGCAGCATCATACATATCCGTTGCATAGCAAATAAGTTCGCCAATTCGCCTTCGGCATTCATTCATGGCGGCAGGATCATAAACTCTCACCTTGCAACCGGCTTTCAGTAAACTGTCTATCAGGACCAAAGCCGGAGCTTCGCGCATGTCATCTGTTTCCGGCTTGAAAGCCAGCCCCCATAGAGCAATTGTTTTTCCTTGCAAATCGTTATCGAAATGTTTCTGTAATTTCTCAAACAAAATATTTTTCTGATTTTCATTTACTTCTTCAACGGCTTGAAGCACGCGCATTTGATAACCTGTTTGTTCCGCTGTTTTGATTAGGGCCTTTACATCCTTAGGAAAACATGAACCGCCATAACCAATACCCGGATAAAGAAACTTACGTCCGATACGAGTATCCGATCCTATTCCACTACGTACCATATTTACGTCTGCTCCCACTAATTCACAGAGATTGGCTATGTCGTTCATGAAACTAATGCGGGTAGCCAACATGGAATTTGCGGCATATTTCGTCATTTCTGCAGAAGGAATGTCCATAAAAATAACGCGGAAATTATTTAGTAAAAATGGTTTGTAAAGCTTGGTCATTAGCTTTCGGGCACGCTCTGACTCCACACCCACTACCACACGGTCGGGACTCATGAAGTCATTAATAGCATTACCCTCCTTTAAAAATTCGGGATTAGAGGCTACATCAAACTCTATGACTATTTTTCTTTTATCCAATTCATCTTGAATAGCAGAACGCACTTTTTGGGCAGTACCTACGGGAACGGTACTCTTAGTTACTACCAATACATATTTTTGCATATTGCGTCCAATAGTGCGGGCTACTTCCAATACATAGCTTAAATCGGCACTTCCATCTTCATCCGGAGGAGTGCCTACTGCGCTGAACACTACATCCACGTCATTAAGGCAACTTTCCAAAGAAGTAGTAAATTGTAGGCGCCCGGCTTTTGCATTCCGAATAACCATTTCTTCCAATCCGTTTTCATAAATCGGAATGATGCCTTTTTCCAACGATTTGATTTTGTTACTATTCGTATCTACGCATACAACGTTGACACCTATTTCTGCAAAACAAGTGCCGGTTACTAAACCGACATACCCTGTACCAACAATAGCTATTTTCATGGTTTATTCAAAATATACCGCATCGTTGAATGATACAGCGTGTTCATCCTTGTCTGACAACAAAAGTTGTTTTTCGGAAACAGGCCATTCGATACCTATTGTTTCATCGTTGAAACGGATGGAAGCTTCAGCCTGTGGTGCATATGCATTATCAACTTTATATGTAAAGACGGCTTCATCGCTCAATACAAGGAAACCATGTGCAAATCCACGTGGTATGAAAAACTGCCGTTTGTTTTCTTCACTCAATTCTACGCTGACGTACTTGCCGAAAGTAGAAGAAGAACGTCGCAAATCGACAGCAACATCCAGCACCCTACCCTTGAGGACACGTACTAATTTAGCTTGACTGTATTCGCCTTGCTGATAATGCAATCCACGTAATACACCGAATGACGATTTCGATTCATTATCCTGAATGAAGTGGACATCTCCGACATGTATGCGAAATTCTTCTTCTTTAAACGCTTCCATGAAGTACCCACGTGCGTCAGAAAATACTTTAGGTTCAATTAGCCATACCCCGTCAATCTCTGTTTGTATGTAGTTCATTTTTTCAAAATGTTTTATTTACTTTTAAACGATGCAAAAGTAGGAAAAAAATCTAATATTTAGGGTATGGTTTATAAATTGTTGATAAGAAAAAAGCTCTGAAAGTAGCGTATATCCGATATTTCCGTTACTTTTGTAGCATGATTGAGTTGGCACAGCATATAGAAGCATTATTATTGGAGAACGATTGTGTAATTGTTCCGGGATTGGGAGGATTTGTTGCCCATTATACTTCGGCGGTAAAAGTAGCAGAGGAAAATATTTTTCTTCCACCTGCCCGCATTATTGGCTTTAATCCACAGTTAAAGATGAACGATGGATTGTTGGTGCAATCTTATATGGCTGTATATGACACCAATTTTTCCGATGCTACGAAGATTGTGGATAAAGAAGTCAATGAGCTGCTCACCGTTCTTCATGAAGATGGAAAAGCTGATTTGTCGAATGTAGGTGAATTACACTATTCCATTCATGGCATTTATGATTTCATGCCTTATGACAATAGAATCACTACACCTTATCTTTATGGTCTGGACAGTTTTGAAATGAACGAATTGTCTGCTTCGGTTCAATCGGCCGAAGAAAAAGTCGTTCCTTTTGTTTTCGTCACGGAAGAAAAAAAGAAGTATAAATTAGAGATTAGCCGTTCTTATTTGACAAATGCAGTTGCAATGATAGCCGTTGTCGTTCTCTTTTTCTTTCTATCCGTTCCAGTAGAGAATACAGAAGTTGCCGAAGAAAATTATGCGCAGTTACTTCCCGGAGAACTTTTTGAAAAAATAGGAAGACAATCACTTGCCATTACTCCTATTGTTAATAGTCAGACAATGGAAAAGACCAAAGTCTCGGTTAAATCAGGATTAGGTCAAGCTAAAAAGAAAACTGTTGCCCCCATTTCTGTAAAAGAAATAAAAGTAGGTCGGCCTGATACACCAACTGCCATGCTGGGCACGAAAACGGAGCCTGTGACAAATACCCGTCCTGCTACTTCCAAATTCTATCATATAATTGTTGCAAGCGTAGGAACTGCAAAGGACGCTGAAGTTATGGCAAAGAAATTGGTAGAAAAAGGCTTTGCCGATGCAAAAGCTATTGTTGGTGATGGCAAGATGCGTGTAAGCATAGAGTCATGCAGTACCGAAGTGGAAGCTTATCGGCTGTTGAATAAAATTCGTCAGAATGAGGCTTATCATAGCGCATGGGTGCTGAAAAAATAAAGCAGCTACAACTTTTTCTTTGTATATTAATTCTAAATTTTCAGCAATAAATGAAACGAATTCGTTGTCCTAAATGTGAGAGTTACCTGATGTTCGATGAAACAAAATACAGTGAAGGACAGTCGTTGGTCTTTGTTTGCGAACAGTGCAAGAAGCAGTTCAGCATTCGTTTGGGAAAGACGAAAATGCAGGCTCCCCAAAAGGAAGAGAAAACAGATGAGGATGAATTCAGAGAGGCTTTCGGAAGTATTACAGTCATTGAAAATGTATTCGGTTTTAAGCAAGTGTTGCCTTTACAAGAAGGAGATAACATAATAGGACGCCGTTGTGTGGGTACTGTTATCAATGTCCCCATTGAAAGTTCGGACATGAGTATGGATCGTCGTCATTGCATTGTAAATGTAAGGCGTAATAAACAAGGTAGATTGGTGTACACGTTGCGAGATGCTCCCAGCTTAACGGGGACTTTTTTGAATAATGAAATTTTAGGTGATAAAGATCGCATACGTATTGAGGATGGAGCTATTATCACTATTGGAGCTACTACTTTTATTTTGCGTACGGCAAGAGAGTGAATTTATTATAATCACATAACAAGGAATACTGAATCTGGGTATTTCTTTACGGCTGTAAACAATATAGGGAACAGTTTGTCTGTTTAAACTTTCATTTTAGAAGATAATTTAAATGGCTGATGTGATTTAAATTATAATTTTAGATCTGCGCAAACGCTATTCAAGTTATTGTTTTCCATTTTGTTCTTTTCTCAAGGGGAATGAAGATTACCCATTCTAATGCTTAAATATTATAAATATTGACCACAAAGATGCGATTCCTTTTGCTTCTAAAAGTAAAATTTATACTTTTGTGTTCGATAACGGTTAATGAAAATAAAAAGAATACTTGTATTTATTACATTAATAATCAATACTATATACAAAATGTAGTAATCAGTAATATTTTTAGATAATCAGAATATAAAAGATGATAAATTTTATGGGAAAAAACTTTCTGTTACAGACAGAAACTGCACAGAAGTTGTATCATGAACATGCGGCCAAAATGCCGATTATAGACTATCACTGTCACCTTATTCCCCAAATGGTAGCAGACGATTATCGCTTCAAATCTTTAACGGAAATTTGGTTGGGAAGTGATCATTACAAATGGCGTGCCATGCGTACAAATGGCATAGACGAACGCTATTGTACTGGAAAAGAAACTACTGACTGGGAAAAGTTCGAAAAATGGGCGGAGACAGTACCCTACACGTTTCGTAACCCGTTGTATCACTGGACCCATCTTGAACTGAAAACCGCATTCGGCATCAATAAAATTTTGAATCCGCAAACAGCACGCGATATTTACGACGAATGTAATGAGAAGCTGAAGCAACCTGAATATTCAGCCCGTGGCATGATGCGCCGCTATCATGTGGAAGTGGTTTGTACTACTGACGATCCAGTTGATTCTTTGGAATATCACATCAAGACCCGCGAAAGTGGCTTTGAAATCAAAATGTTGCCGACCTGGCGTCCCGACAAGGCTATGGCAGTGGAAAATCCCGCTGACTTCCGCACTTATGTGGAAAAGCTGTCTGAAGTAAGTGATACAGCTATTTCTCATTTTGACGATATGATTGCTGCTTTGCGCAAGCGCCATGATTTTTTCGCGGCACAAGGCTGTAAATTGTCCGACCACGGTATTGAAGAGTTCTATGCAGAGGACTATACGGATATTGAAATCAAAGCCATCTTTGACAAAGTGTATGGTGGAATGGAATTGACCGGAGAAGAAATTCTGAAATTCAAATCAGCCATGCTTGTCATATTTAGCGAAATGGATTGGGAGAAAGGCTGGACGCAGCAATATCATTATGGCGCTATCCGCAACAATAATAGCAAGATGTTCAAGTTGCTCGGTCCTGACACCGGGTTCGATTCTATCGGTGAGTTTTCTACAGCCAAAGCTTTGTCCAAGTTCCTTGATCATCTGAACTCCGAAGGCAAACTGACAAAGACCATTCTTTATAATTTAAATCCATGTGCTAACGAAGTGATTGCTACCATGCTGGGCAACTTCCAAGATGGCACTGTTGCCGGAAAGATTCAGTTCGGTTCAGGCTGGTGGTTTCTCGATCAGAAGGACGGTATGGAGAAGCAGATGAATGCTCTGTCGGTGCTTGGATTGCTGAGCCGTTTTGTAGGTATGTTGACTGATTCCCGTTCATTCCTCTCCTATCCGCGCCATGAATATTTCCGCCGTACATTGTGCAACCTTGTAGGGAGGGATGTGGAAAATGGCGAGATCCCTGTATCAGAAATGGAACGTGTCAATCAGATGATAGAGGATATCAGCTATTACAATGCCAAGAAATTCTTCCAATTCTAAGAAGATACGTCAGGCAGAAAGTATATGGCTTCAAACCGAGCGATTATTGCCGATACCCCCAAGAATTATTCATAGCACCTAAAGAAACTAATATCTTGCTTACTAAGAAATAATCGTCCGACAGTTGTTGTATTATCGTCCCATATCTGTTTCATTATCGTCCGACAATTGTCGGACGATAATGAAACAGATATGGGACGAATAATTCTTAGTAAACAGAGATATAAAACGTAGTAGATAATATTTTATTTTCCTGCCACAATCACCGCATTTATCGACAAAAAGAAGAAAACATAAGTCTATATATTGCATAATTTCCGTATATTTGCGTCCCAATGCAAAGATAGGGTTACCATCTTTACCGTCGTTTATTCTGAAAACGATGGTCTTTTTGTAATAAAGAAGATTTAGAATGAAAATAAGATTTATAAGCCTTGCAAGTGGCAGCAGCGGTAATTGCTACTACATAGGCACTGAAAAATATGGAATACTCATTGATGCCGGCATTGCAGTGCGCACCATAAAAAAAGGACTGAAAGAAGCGGGCATCAGTATGGAGATGATACGTGCAGTGTTTGTAACCCACGACCATGCCGATCATATCAAGGCTGTGGGCGGATTGGGAGAGAAGTTGCATATTCCCATTTATACAACGGCACAGATCCATGAAGGAATCAATAAAAGCTATTGTATGACGGAGAAATTGCATACTTCCGCCCACTATTTGGAAAAGCAGCAACCCATGCAATTGGAAGATTTTCATATCGAATCATTCGAAGTGCCTCATGACGGAACAGATAATGTTGGTTATTGCATTGAAATAGACGGGAAAGTTTTTTCTTTCCTTACTGACCTTGGCGAAATCACTCCTACTGCGGCAGGATATATCCGTAAAGCCAATTTTTTGATATTGGAAGCTAACTATGATGATGAAATGTTGCACATGGGAACCTATCCGCAATATCTGAAAGATCGTATTACCAGTCGTACCGGTCACATGAGTAATATTGCAACTGCTGAATTTCTTGCCGAAAATATCACAGAACATTTACGATATATTTGGCTCTGCCATCTGAGCAAGGACAACAATCATCCGGAATTGGCGTACAAAACTGTGGAATGGAAATTAAGAGAAAAAGGTATTATTGTAGGTAAAGATGTACAACTATGTGCATTGAAGCGTACCACTCCATCTGATTTATACGAGTTTGAATGAAAAACGTCGATTTCATCGCAAAAAGTAGCTTTTTTGCTTGGCTGAATAAAACAAAAGAACTATTTTTGCACCCGCA
Above is a window of Bacteroides helcogenes P 36-108 DNA encoding:
- a CDS encoding FHA domain-containing protein, coding for MKRIRCPKCESYLMFDETKYSEGQSLVFVCEQCKKQFSIRLGKTKMQAPQKEEKTDEDEFREAFGSITVIENVFGFKQVLPLQEGDNIIGRRCVGTVINVPIESSDMSMDRRHCIVNVRRNKQGRLVYTLRDAPSLTGTFLNNEILGDKDRIRIEDGAIITIGATTFILRTARE
- a CDS encoding MBL fold metallo-hydrolase, translating into MKIRFISLASGSSGNCYYIGTEKYGILIDAGIAVRTIKKGLKEAGISMEMIRAVFVTHDHADHIKAVGGLGEKLHIPIYTTAQIHEGINKSYCMTEKLHTSAHYLEKQQPMQLEDFHIESFEVPHDGTDNVGYCIEIDGKVFSFLTDLGEITPTAAGYIRKANFLILEANYDDEMLHMGTYPQYLKDRITSRTGHMSNIATAEFLAENITEHLRYIWLCHLSKDNNHPELAYKTVEWKLREKGIIVGKDVQLCALKRTTPSDLYEFE
- the uxaC gene encoding glucuronate isomerase — translated: MINFMGKNFLLQTETAQKLYHEHAAKMPIIDYHCHLIPQMVADDYRFKSLTEIWLGSDHYKWRAMRTNGIDERYCTGKETTDWEKFEKWAETVPYTFRNPLYHWTHLELKTAFGINKILNPQTARDIYDECNEKLKQPEYSARGMMRRYHVEVVCTTDDPVDSLEYHIKTRESGFEIKMLPTWRPDKAMAVENPADFRTYVEKLSEVSDTAISHFDDMIAALRKRHDFFAAQGCKLSDHGIEEFYAEDYTDIEIKAIFDKVYGGMELTGEEILKFKSAMLVIFSEMDWEKGWTQQYHYGAIRNNNSKMFKLLGPDTGFDSIGEFSTAKALSKFLDHLNSEGKLTKTILYNLNPCANEVIATMLGNFQDGTVAGKIQFGSGWWFLDQKDGMEKQMNALSVLGLLSRFVGMLTDSRSFLSYPRHEYFRRTLCNLVGRDVENGEIPVSEMERVNQMIEDISYYNAKKFFQF
- a CDS encoding SPOR domain-containing protein, whose translation is MIELAQHIEALLLENDCVIVPGLGGFVAHYTSAVKVAEENIFLPPARIIGFNPQLKMNDGLLVQSYMAVYDTNFSDATKIVDKEVNELLTVLHEDGKADLSNVGELHYSIHGIYDFMPYDNRITTPYLYGLDSFEMNELSASVQSAEEKVVPFVFVTEEKKKYKLEISRSYLTNAVAMIAVVVLFFFLSVPVENTEVAEENYAQLLPGELFEKIGRQSLAITPIVNSQTMEKTKVSVKSGLGQAKKKTVAPISVKEIKVGRPDTPTAMLGTKTEPVTNTRPATSKFYHIIVASVGTAKDAEVMAKKLVEKGFADAKAIVGDGKMRVSIESCSTEVEAYRLLNKIRQNEAYHSAWVLKK
- the rfbC gene encoding dTDP-4-dehydrorhamnose 3,5-epimerase, producing MNYIQTEIDGVWLIEPKVFSDARGYFMEAFKEEEFRIHVGDVHFIQDNESKSSFGVLRGLHYQQGEYSQAKLVRVLKGRVLDVAVDLRRSSSTFGKYVSVELSEENKRQFFIPRGFAHGFLVLSDEAVFTYKVDNAYAPQAEASIRFNDETIGIEWPVSEKQLLLSDKDEHAVSFNDAVYFE
- a CDS encoding UDP-glucose dehydrogenase family protein, which encodes MKIAIVGTGYVGLVTGTCFAEIGVNVVCVDTNSNKIKSLEKGIIPIYENGLEEMVIRNAKAGRLQFTTSLESCLNDVDVVFSAVGTPPDEDGSADLSYVLEVARTIGRNMQKYVLVVTKSTVPVGTAQKVRSAIQDELDKRKIVIEFDVASNPEFLKEGNAINDFMSPDRVVVGVESERARKLMTKLYKPFLLNNFRVIFMDIPSAEMTKYAANSMLATRISFMNDIANLCELVGADVNMVRSGIGSDTRIGRKFLYPGIGYGGSCFPKDVKALIKTAEQTGYQMRVLQAVEEVNENQKNILFEKLQKHFDNDLQGKTIALWGLAFKPETDDMREAPALVLIDSLLKAGCKVRVYDPAAMNECRRRIGELICYATDMYDAALDADALMLVTEWKEFRLPSWAVIKRTMKQAVVLDGRNIYDKKEMEEQGFVYHCIGK